The Phycisphaerae bacterium genome has a segment encoding these proteins:
- a CDS encoding NADH-ubiquinone oxidoreductase-F iron-sulfur binding region domain-containing protein, with the protein MKTKILICMGTSGLSAGAEKVESIFKSELKRHKLTDKCEIVRTGDRGLFRDVLVDIITPELGRVTYEYIKPSDVPELVEKHLVSGEPVKKLLAGKDYEQFFAGQMRIVLSNCGEIDPENIDDYLSHGGYSALKKVLGMAPEKVIEEIKKSGLRGRGGAGFPTGRKWELCRAVKSNEKYVICNADEGDPGAFMDRSVLEGDPHSVIEGMIIAGYAIGASHGYVYCRAEYPLAVQRINKAISQAKEKSLLGKSVLGSTFSFDIRIKEGAGAFVCGEETALIASIEGNRGMPRPRPPFPVEKGLWDKPTVINNVETLAAIRHLVTKGAGWFAAIGTEKSKGTKVFALAGKVKNTGLVEVPMGTTIRELIFGPGGGMVSKRLGLKAVQIGGPSGGCLPESLLDTPIDYESITQTGAIMGSGGMIVMDERACMVDMAKFFINFTVAESCGKCVPCRVGLKRMLEVIDAITEGKGREEHIKFLQEMSGTIKSTALCGLGNTAPNPVLTTLKYFRDEYEAHVKDRICPSHACSELLKYEVIESKCVKCGQCYKACPVDAIRWRKKEYAVIDKDKCIKCKACFNACEFMAIQ; encoded by the coding sequence ATGAAAACCAAAATACTTATATGTATGGGTACGAGTGGGCTTTCAGCCGGCGCTGAAAAGGTGGAAAGCATTTTTAAAAGCGAGCTGAAGCGGCACAAATTAACCGACAAGTGCGAGATTGTAAGGACCGGCGACAGGGGCCTGTTTAGAGACGTATTGGTGGATATTATCACGCCGGAGCTCGGCAGGGTCACTTATGAATATATCAAGCCCTCCGATGTGCCCGAACTCGTTGAAAAGCACCTCGTTTCAGGCGAACCGGTAAAAAAACTGCTTGCTGGAAAAGATTACGAGCAGTTCTTCGCCGGCCAGATGCGAATCGTTCTTTCGAATTGCGGCGAGATTGACCCCGAGAATATCGATGACTATTTATCGCACGGCGGCTACAGCGCGCTGAAAAAAGTGCTTGGCATGGCCCCGGAAAAAGTTATTGAAGAGATTAAAAAATCCGGCCTGCGGGGCAGGGGCGGGGCAGGCTTTCCTACAGGGCGGAAGTGGGAATTGTGCAGGGCCGTCAAGAGTAATGAAAAATATGTAATCTGCAACGCCGACGAAGGCGACCCCGGCGCTTTTATGGACCGCAGCGTATTGGAAGGAGACCCGCATTCCGTAATTGAGGGAATGATTATCGCCGGTTACGCCATAGGCGCAAGCCACGGATACGTTTACTGCCGGGCGGAATATCCGCTGGCGGTGCAAAGAATAAACAAGGCCATCTCGCAGGCCAAAGAAAAATCGCTTTTAGGCAAATCCGTTCTCGGCAGCACCTTTTCTTTCGACATTCGTATAAAAGAAGGAGCCGGTGCATTTGTATGCGGCGAGGAAACCGCCCTTATTGCCTCTATAGAAGGCAATCGTGGAATGCCGAGGCCCAGGCCGCCTTTCCCTGTAGAAAAAGGACTATGGGATAAGCCGACGGTCATCAATAACGTGGAAACTTTGGCTGCCATCAGGCATCTAGTTACAAAAGGGGCCGGGTGGTTTGCCGCTATCGGAACAGAAAAGAGCAAAGGCACCAAGGTTTTCGCCCTGGCGGGAAAGGTAAAAAATACTGGTCTGGTGGAGGTTCCGATGGGGACAACTATACGAGAGCTTATATTCGGCCCGGGCGGCGGAATGGTAAGTAAGAGGCTCGGATTAAAAGCCGTCCAGATAGGCGGACCTTCGGGCGGGTGTCTGCCCGAAAGTCTTTTGGATACGCCTATCGATTACGAATCCATTACGCAGACCGGCGCAATTATGGGTTCGGGCGGAATGATTGTGATGGATGAGCGCGCCTGTATGGTTGATATGGCGAAATTTTTTATAAATTTCACGGTGGCCGAATCCTGCGGAAAATGCGTCCCCTGCAGGGTGGGATTAAAAAGAATGCTCGAAGTCATTGATGCTATCACCGAAGGCAAAGGCCGCGAGGAGCACATTAAGTTCCTGCAGGAAATGAGCGGAACTATAAAAAGTACTGCGCTCTGCGGGCTTGGCAATACTGCCCCCAATCCGGTACTGACGACCCTGAAATACTTCAGGGATGAGTACGAAGCACATGTGAAAGACAGGATTTGTCCATCCCACGCGTGTTCGGAACTTTTGAAATACGAGGTCATTGAAAGCAAGTGTGTTAAATGCGGGCAATGCTACAAGGCCTGTCCCGTTGATGCAATCCGGTGGCGAAAGAAAGAATACGCAGTAATTGACAAAGACAAATGTATAAAATGCAAGGCTTGTTTTAATGCCTGCGAGTTTATGGCCATACAATGA
- the nuoE gene encoding NADH-quinone oxidoreductase subunit NuoE: protein MKVDLAETKKIIERYRSEKGALIPLLQDIQAVYGYVPAESIELISKELSIYPVKIYGILTFYTQFYLAPRGKHTIKACQGTACHVMGGKAILDHLSDKLGIDVDGITPDNMFSLERVACLGCCGMAPVIVIDGDFHGRCTIQKIDELLDNYRSGKAK from the coding sequence ATGAAAGTTGACCTTGCTGAGACAAAAAAAATAATCGAGCGCTATCGCAGTGAAAAAGGCGCGTTAATCCCGCTGCTGCAGGATATACAGGCCGTTTACGGATATGTTCCCGCTGAATCCATAGAATTAATATCAAAAGAGCTGTCTATTTATCCCGTAAAGATTTACGGAATATTGACATTTTACACCCAGTTCTATCTCGCTCCGCGGGGCAAACACACAATCAAGGCTTGTCAGGGCACCGCCTGCCACGTTATGGGCGGCAAGGCTATCCTCGACCACCTGTCGGATAAATTGGGAATAGACGTGGACGGAATCACGCCGGACAATATGTTTTCTCTGGAAAGAGTCGCCTGCCTCGGATGCTGCGGCATGGCGCCAGTCATTGTAATCGACGGCGACTTCCACGGAAGGTGCACGATTCAAAAGATAGATGAGCTTCTGGATAACTACAGGTCAGGCAAAGCTAAATAA
- a CDS encoding DUF362 domain-containing protein encodes MTPAKGKRVLLKPNAGRNVEAGKGITAHPEVVAAAIDAFREAGAEVAIGESPITGVKMAEAFENCGIKAIAEVRNCPLIDMDARKSVPIGIPDGVTIRKLKLCREVAENEIIVSIPVMKTHMHTGVSLSVKNMKGCLWKRSKVDLHMLPQLAGHKERSLDTAIADMSSVLRPHLSIIDGTIGMEGLGPSAGTPKKLGVVVVGVDAFAADSIACELMGIHASEIPHLRIGAERGYGVIDTDAIRVSPEGWEKAKNPFARAPDKLSVAFPGFTILDVQSCSACQSTLLMFLNRYGKELRDKMPGGKDIVIAIGKGHKHLPEGTLCVGNCTIRHKRKGRFVPGCPPVASEILREYFPEK; translated from the coding sequence TTGACGCCGGCCAAAGGCAAACGAGTTCTATTAAAGCCAAACGCAGGGAGAAATGTCGAGGCGGGGAAAGGCATTACCGCACATCCAGAGGTAGTGGCGGCGGCGATAGACGCATTCAGGGAGGCAGGGGCCGAGGTTGCCATAGGTGAAAGCCCAATAACGGGCGTTAAGATGGCGGAGGCGTTCGAGAACTGCGGGATTAAAGCGATAGCAGAGGTGCGGAATTGCCCATTGATAGATATGGACGCCCGCAAGAGTGTACCCATTGGAATACCGGACGGGGTCACGATCAGAAAGCTGAAGCTGTGCAGGGAGGTCGCGGAGAACGAAATTATAGTTTCGATTCCGGTGATGAAGACGCACATGCATACGGGGGTGTCACTATCGGTGAAGAATATGAAGGGGTGTTTGTGGAAGCGTTCGAAGGTGGACCTTCATATGCTGCCGCAGCTCGCGGGGCACAAGGAGAGGTCGCTGGATACGGCGATAGCGGATATGTCATCGGTTTTGCGTCCGCATTTATCTATTATTGACGGGACAATCGGGATGGAAGGATTAGGGCCGAGCGCAGGGACGCCTAAGAAACTTGGTGTTGTTGTCGTCGGCGTAGATGCTTTCGCGGCGGATTCAATCGCGTGCGAACTGATGGGGATACATGCCAGCGAGATACCGCATTTGCGGATTGGGGCAGAGAGGGGTTACGGCGTAATCGATACGGACGCGATTCGAGTGTCGCCTGAGGGATGGGAAAAAGCCAAAAACCCGTTTGCGCGGGCACCGGACAAGCTGTCGGTCGCGTTTCCGGGGTTTACAATTTTGGACGTGCAATCGTGCAGCGCGTGTCAATCGACGTTATTGATGTTTTTGAATCGATACGGAAAAGAGCTGCGGGACAAGATGCCGGGCGGGAAGGACATAGTTATCGCGATTGGCAAAGGCCACAAGCATCTGCCGGAGGGGACGCTGTGTGTCGGCAATTGTACAATTCGTCATAAAAGAAAAGGGCGATTCGTTCCGGGGTGTCCGCCGGTCGCAAGCGAGATACTGAGGGAGTATTTTCCCGAAAAGTGA
- a CDS encoding aminotransferase class I/II-fold pyridoxal phosphate-dependent enzyme, translating into MAKKIGKTKDEAGRWSLATRAIHSGEPRRKYADSLMTPIVQTSTFTFKDSKHIENFTKKGMEHFEYGRYGNPTAQIAERRLADLEGAEDCVVFTSGMSAITTTILTLVKSGDHIVITDDSYKKTLEFCKSYLKQFGIGCTIVPFGKYDVLEKAIKKNTRLIFSESPTNPYLNIFDLVKLKKIARKHNVLTLIDSTFATPFNQRPLEFGIDLVLQSATKYLAGHNDILAGAVLGKEKLVERIRDLHKSMGGLIDPHCCYLLLRGLKTFPLRVERQNATALKIAEFLEGHPRVKKVYYPFLKSHRHYKVAVEQMTGGGGVVTFEIKGTIGDAKRFLDALKLCYIGPSLGGVETLITHPALVSYYDYSRKQRYKLGITDTLFRLAVGIENVDDLIGDLAQALRK; encoded by the coding sequence ATGGCTAAGAAGATTGGTAAAACAAAAGATGAAGCCGGCAGATGGTCTCTTGCGACGAGGGCGATTCACTCTGGAGAGCCGAGAAGGAAATACGCGGATTCGCTGATGACTCCGATTGTGCAGACCTCGACGTTTACGTTCAAGGACAGCAAGCACATCGAGAACTTTACCAAGAAGGGGATGGAGCATTTCGAGTACGGCAGGTACGGCAATCCGACGGCGCAAATCGCCGAGAGGCGGCTGGCGGACCTCGAAGGTGCGGAGGACTGTGTTGTCTTTACATCAGGGATGAGCGCGATAACCACGACCATTCTTACGCTGGTGAAGTCGGGTGACCACATTGTTATTACCGACGACAGCTATAAAAAAACGCTGGAGTTTTGCAAGAGTTACCTGAAGCAGTTCGGCATCGGGTGCACGATTGTTCCGTTCGGGAAATATGATGTTCTCGAAAAAGCGATAAAGAAGAACACGAGGCTTATATTTTCAGAGTCGCCGACGAATCCTTATCTGAATATCTTCGACCTTGTGAAACTTAAAAAGATTGCGAGGAAGCATAATGTTCTGACGCTTATAGACAGCACATTTGCCACGCCTTTTAATCAAAGGCCTTTGGAATTCGGGATAGACCTTGTTCTGCAGAGCGCGACGAAGTATCTGGCGGGGCATAACGACATTCTGGCAGGAGCGGTGCTCGGAAAGGAAAAATTAGTCGAGAGGATACGCGACCTGCACAAGTCTATGGGCGGTTTGATAGACCCGCACTGCTGTTATCTTCTTTTGCGGGGGCTTAAGACGTTTCCGCTGCGGGTGGAAAGGCAAAACGCGACGGCATTGAAAATCGCGGAGTTTCTCGAAGGCCATCCGCGTGTGAAAAAAGTTTATTATCCTTTTTTGAAAAGCCATCGTCATTATAAGGTAGCGGTCGAGCAGATGACCGGCGGCGGCGGAGTTGTTACTTTCGAGATAAAGGGGACCATCGGCGACGCAAAGCGATTTTTGGACGCATTGAAACTGTGCTATATCGGGCCGAGCTTAGGCGGGGTTGAGACGCTGATAACTCATCCGGCACTGGTGAGCTATTACGATTATTCGCGGAAGCAGCGGTATAAGCTGGGCATAACCGATACCCTTTTCCGGCTTGCGGTCGGAATCGAAAATGTCGATGATTTGATAGGCGATTTGGCACAGGCATTGAGAAAATAA
- a CDS encoding SO_0444 family Cu/Zn efflux transporter — MKEFIVSILTDFWGTITEMSPYLLFGFLAAGILSMLVSQKLVERHLGGRGIWPVLKASLFGVPLPLCSCGVIPVSMSLHKHGAGKGSTIAFLISTPQTGVDSIFVTFSLLGPVFAIFRPVAAFVSGIVGGVFVDLFNPAPKGGEPAPPKCTDECCGGAENRKIARGLKFAFVTLPRDIGGAMLIGLVIAAFISVLVPEDFFAEKLGTGIFAMLIMMALGTPMYVCATASVPIAAALIMKGLTPGAALVFLMTGPATNAASFATIWKVLGRTTAIIYLVTIAGCSLLSGIALDYIVGGIKSEVVGHYHGWMLPAAVKNISAVVLLAILIFALLTPKKKAE, encoded by the coding sequence ATGAAGGAATTTATCGTATCCATATTGACTGATTTCTGGGGGACGATAACGGAGATGTCGCCTTATCTATTGTTCGGCTTTCTCGCGGCGGGGATTTTGTCTATGCTGGTGTCGCAGAAGCTGGTGGAGAGGCACTTAGGCGGGAGAGGGATTTGGCCTGTTTTGAAGGCGTCGCTGTTCGGGGTGCCGCTGCCATTGTGCTCGTGCGGGGTGATTCCGGTTTCGATGTCACTGCACAAGCACGGGGCGGGCAAAGGTTCGACCATCGCGTTTTTAATATCGACGCCACAGACGGGCGTTGACAGTATCTTTGTTACATTCAGTCTGCTCGGGCCGGTCTTCGCGATTTTCAGGCCTGTCGCGGCTTTTGTGTCGGGCATCGTCGGCGGCGTTTTTGTGGATTTATTCAATCCGGCGCCAAAGGGAGGCGAGCCGGCGCCTCCAAAATGCACGGACGAATGTTGCGGCGGGGCCGAGAACAGGAAAATCGCCAGAGGATTAAAGTTTGCTTTTGTTACTTTGCCGAGGGACATCGGCGGGGCAATGCTTATTGGCCTTGTTATCGCGGCTTTTATCTCGGTTCTTGTGCCGGAGGATTTCTTCGCCGAGAAGCTGGGGACAGGGATATTCGCGATGCTGATTATGATGGCTTTGGGGACACCTATGTATGTTTGTGCGACTGCATCGGTGCCGATAGCGGCGGCGCTGATAATGAAGGGGCTGACGCCAGGAGCGGCGCTGGTATTTCTAATGACGGGACCTGCCACCAACGCGGCATCTTTCGCGACCATATGGAAAGTTTTGGGCAGGACAACGGCAATCATCTATCTGGTTACAATCGCGGGCTGTTCTCTGCTAAGCGGCATTGCGCTCGATTATATTGTCGGCGGCATTAAATCAGAAGTTGTCGGCCACTACCACGGCTGGATGCTTCCGGCGGCGGTTAAAAATATATCAGCGGTGGTCCTCCTGGCTATCCTGATATTTGCTCTATTGACCCCAAAAAAGAAGGCCGAATAG
- a CDS encoding RNA polymerase sigma factor has protein sequence MEYSDSSDKTEQSRNSLAARLRAGNRAAAAELVDIYYEQLYVFFRRLGHSQQVSEDLTQESFIAAWQHIGQLRSGKTLNSWMYRIAGNLSNLHWRGHRVSKAVSIEEIDVPDGSEPECDKTGHLEEIGHLKNAVAELPRKLRQAVILHYMQHLTIVEAADAAGVRCGTFKSRLNRALKKLKRQMGSENGELL, from the coding sequence ATGGAGTACTCGGACTCGTCCGACAAAACGGAGCAAAGTCGCAACTCTCTTGCCGCCCGGCTAAGAGCGGGCAATCGTGCAGCCGCGGCCGAGCTTGTTGATATATACTACGAGCAGCTTTATGTGTTTTTCAGGCGGCTTGGCCACAGCCAGCAGGTCAGTGAGGACCTGACGCAGGAAAGTTTTATTGCGGCGTGGCAGCATATAGGACAGTTAAGAAGCGGGAAGACATTAAACAGCTGGATGTATAGAATTGCGGGTAATCTTTCGAATCTGCACTGGCGCGGGCACAGGGTCAGCAAAGCGGTCAGTATCGAAGAGATAGATGTTCCGGACGGCAGTGAGCCTGAGTGCGACAAGACCGGACATTTGGAAGAGATCGGCCATCTGAAGAACGCCGTTGCGGAACTGCCTAGAAAATTGAGGCAGGCAGTTATTTTGCATTATATGCAGCACCTGACTATAGTCGAAGCAGCCGACGCTGCGGGCGTAAGGTGCGGCACTTTCAAAAGCAGGCTGAACAGGGCGTTAAAAAAACTGAAAAGACAGATGGGCTCTGAAAACGGAGAGCTATTATGA
- a CDS encoding helix-turn-helix domain-containing protein, with protein MAKGKNVLTTGDVAKICNVAPRTVSKWFDSGQLKGYRIPGSKDRRIPVGELARFMKANNMPATMLPAGKIRVLIADSDNDAASALADTLRTKADYEVQIARNNFEVGVIAQKFVPHVLLVSLLAEDIDATDICKSIRSNEELQTVKVIALAKQLSDSESAALLHKGFDGRISNPADIDKVVKEIEEATAIIY; from the coding sequence ATGGCAAAAGGAAAAAACGTACTTACAACGGGCGACGTCGCCAAAATTTGCAATGTCGCTCCGCGAACGGTCTCAAAGTGGTTCGATAGCGGCCAGTTAAAGGGCTACCGAATACCGGGCAGCAAAGACCGCAGGATACCCGTGGGCGAGTTGGCTCGCTTTATGAAAGCGAATAATATGCCCGCGACGATGCTGCCGGCCGGAAAAATCCGCGTCCTCATAGCCGACAGCGACAACGATGCGGCCTCGGCCCTGGCCGATACTTTGCGGACAAAAGCCGATTACGAGGTGCAAATCGCCAGGAATAATTTCGAGGTCGGCGTAATCGCCCAAAAATTCGTCCCGCACGTCTTATTGGTAAGCCTTTTAGCTGAAGATATAGACGCAACAGACATCTGCAAAAGTATACGAAGCAACGAGGAATTGCAGACCGTCAAAGTCATAGCACTCGCAAAACAATTAAGCGACTCCGAGTCCGCTGCTTTACTGCATAAAGGTTTCGATGGCCGTATATCAAACCCTGCCGATATTGATAAGGTGGTAAAGGAAATCGAAGAAGCAACCGCGATTATCTATTAG
- the ilvC gene encoding ketol-acid reductoisomerase: protein MALKIYYEKDAPIDALKGKKVAVIGYGSQGHAHSLNLRDSGIEVAVAELTGTDNYKLAQKHGFNPTDIKTAIKGAALIIVTLPDEVQAKVYTEHIAPNLKAGQTLGFCHGFNIHFKYITPPKDVNVVMIAPKGPGHLVRSEFEKGGGVPNLIAVQQDATGDAKQIALAWANGIGGARAGVIETTYQEETETDLFGEQCVLCGGLTSLIKAGFQTLVEAGYQPEIAYFECMHEVKLIVDLMYQGGMSYMRYSISNTAEYGDLTRGPRIVTDKTKAEMKKILSEITSGEFAKEWVNEYKTGLKKFNQLYEADHDCQLETVGRKLRKMMKWINSKEV, encoded by the coding sequence ATGGCATTAAAGATTTATTACGAAAAGGATGCGCCAATAGACGCGTTAAAGGGCAAGAAGGTTGCGGTCATCGGTTACGGCAGCCAGGGGCACGCACACAGTTTGAATCTGCGAGACAGCGGAATTGAGGTGGCGGTGGCTGAGCTGACAGGAACCGATAATTATAAACTCGCACAGAAACACGGTTTTAATCCGACTGATATAAAGACGGCGATTAAAGGGGCAGCACTGATTATTGTAACGCTTCCCGATGAAGTTCAGGCGAAGGTTTACACTGAGCATATTGCGCCGAATCTGAAGGCAGGGCAAACGCTCGGTTTTTGTCACGGGTTTAATATTCATTTTAAGTATATCACTCCGCCGAAAGACGTTAATGTTGTGATGATTGCGCCGAAGGGGCCGGGACATCTGGTCCGCAGCGAGTTCGAAAAAGGCGGCGGCGTTCCCAACCTGATAGCGGTTCAGCAGGACGCGACCGGCGACGCCAAACAGATTGCTCTTGCCTGGGCAAACGGAATCGGCGGCGCACGGGCAGGCGTTATCGAAACCACATATCAGGAAGAAACCGAAACAGATCTGTTCGGGGAGCAGTGCGTTCTATGCGGCGGGCTTACGTCGCTTATTAAAGCAGGTTTCCAGACATTGGTCGAGGCGGGTTATCAGCCGGAAATCGCCTACTTCGAGTGTATGCATGAGGTCAAGCTGATAGTCGACCTTATGTATCAGGGCGGGATGAGCTATATGAGATACAGCATATCCAACACGGCTGAATACGGCGACCTGACCCGCGGGCCGAGGATTGTCACCGACAAGACAAAAGCAGAAATGAAAAAGATACTGTCGGAGATTACGTCCGGAGAATTCGCCAAGGAATGGGTAAACGAATATAAGACTGGATTGAAGAAGTTTAATCAGCTATACGAAGCAGACCATGACTGCCAGCTCGAGACGGTCGGCAGAAAATTACGTAAAATGATGAAGTGGATAAATTCGAAGGAAGTCTAA